TCGACGGCCTTGATCAACAGCCGTTGCAGGTCGCGGCTGACATCGCCAACCTCGTCGAGAAAGAGCGTGTCCTTGTGGGCGATGGCGAGGAGCCCGTCGTGGTCCTTGAGCGCCCCCGTAAAGGCCCCGCGCCTGTAGCCGAACAACTCTGCGCGCATCGTCTCGGGGTTGTACTGGCCGCACGCGACGGCCGGCCAACTCGCATCCCGATCGGGTACACGGTAGGGGCTGTGCGAGCGGATCCATCCGGCCAGCGTCGTCTTGCCCGTGCCGCGCTCACCAAGCAACAGGACGGGAACGTTGACCTGCGCGAACCGTCTCGCCTCCTCGAAAACGCGCCGCATTCGCTCCGACCGGAAGCGCGCCGGATCCCAGATCACGGCCGCATCCTCGGATGACAACTCCGAGGGCCTCGCGCTGCGATAGGCCTTGTAGTAGCTGTCGATCCCGAGCTGGACCGGTACCACGGCCGGACGGCCGTGGCGCTCATCCTTGCGGTACGACTTGACGAGCGTGAACGGGGCGTCGATGAAGCCCGTCTCCCCCATCAGTACCAGCACCGTCTGCATCGATGGCGTGCCGGGGCTGACGTGGATGATCATCTCCCTGTCGGCGAACTTCCTGCGTACCTCGGGAAGGCGCTTTCTCAGGAAGTCGAAGAGCTGGCCGTGATCGGTGGGATCGTTACCGTCCCAGGGATATTGATGAATACGGAGCGAAGCATCGCGACTGTGCAGTTCCTCGAGCGTCTGCGTCACCGCCCTTGACTCTCGCGTCGCCCTGCCATCAGCGGACTGACCGAAGAACAGCACGACGTCCGATACCGTACCCGCGTACGGCGACTCAGGATCGAAGAGCAGTGTCAGCGTCGGGCCGGGTACAGGCGCGCCATCAACGAGACGAAACGAGCCGCCCGAACGTTCCCGCTCATAGGGATCGTTGTTGACGGCAACCCAGGAGACGAGTACTCGGCGCCGCATGCCTTACCCCAGCTCGGAAAGCAGTCGATCGATCGCGTCGCTGGCCTGGCGTTGCCTCAACACCCTCGCTTCGCGCTCGTCGGGGCCCGGCCGATCACCGATCTCGAACTTCGCGACGGCGACCGGCCCGTCCTTGCGGAACCCGTCGGAGGTTGCATCATCTGCGAAGCGACGCCGCAAGATGTCCAGCGCTTCGCGCAGGACATCTTGATGCCGGCCACTCAGCGCTTCGCGGAATGACGTGGCGACCGACGCCAGGCCTCCCGGTGCGTGCTCGAGGCAGTACACGAGGTCGTGAGCGTCCTTGCGCTCGAAGCGCTGGTCGAACGCGAACGCCTTCAGGCACGTGAAGCTGACGATGTCCGCGTGCTTGATGCGCTCCACCGCCAGTCCGTTCTCCCCAAGCAACTCAGCCTGGATCTCGGTGACCTGATGAAGGTCGAAGCCGATGGAGGAGTGGGGTATGTTCAGCGCAGAGATCGTGCCGGCCGTAGGTAGCGGCTGCACTCGGCCGCCCGCGATTTGAGGCGCGTCGGCGAGCAACTCCAGGACCATCAGCGCACCGTGCTCGGTTCGTGTCTGCCATCGCCACGACAGCTTCACGCCTTGCTCATTCTCGGCCCTCTCGAAGCCCATGCGACGGAGGTTATCCTCCAGGGTGTGATAGGCCTCGGTGTCTGCCAGGAGTTGAAGGTCGATGACGATGTCCACGTCCATCGTGCCGGCGTGAGCCGGTACTGCGGGCGGACGCGCTGGCACCAAGTACCGAGGTGTCAAGCCGCCCACCAGATAGACGGACTCCTTCCACGGCCCCAAGCCTCTGAGCAGCGTCACCAAGACGCGCTCGCAATCGAGCGTGTACCGGTCGCTGTAGCCTTCGGACGTGCTGGGCTTGATCATCAGAACCCGATCCTCTCCTTGCGCAAGTGCTCTGCCATCTCCTTGGCCCGACCTTCGGCGCTGAGGAGGTCCAGATAGACCTGAATCGGGCTGGCCAGCCAGACCCCGTCAACACGCTCGCGAAACTGGAGGACACCCGCTGATTTCGCGGCGAGCACGACCAGATTCGCGCCTTCTCCGACGGGCCGCGCGCCCAGCGCGGTCAGCGCCGCTGTGGTGGCGCTTGCGTCGAGCGTCCGTACCCGGAGTTGCGAAACTGATGACAGGAACGGCGTGTAGCGCTGGGCAGCGGCCTCGAAGCTCA
This portion of the Ideonella sp. WA131b genome encodes:
- a CDS encoding sigma 54-interacting transcriptional regulator, which produces MRRRVLVSWVAVNNDPYERERSGGSFRLVDGAPVPGPTLTLLFDPESPYAGTVSDVVLFFGQSADGRATRESRAVTQTLEELHSRDASLRIHQYPWDGNDPTDHGQLFDFLRKRLPEVRRKFADREMIIHVSPGTPSMQTVLVLMGETGFIDAPFTLVKSYRKDERHGRPAVVPVQLGIDSYYKAYRSARPSELSSEDAAVIWDPARFRSERMRRVFEEARRFAQVNVPVLLLGERGTGKTTLAGWIRSHSPYRVPDRDASWPAVACGQYNPETMRAELFGYRRGAFTGALKDHDGLLAIAHKDTLFLDEVGDVSRDLQRLLIKAVEEKSYMRLGDDRRLTSDFRLVSATNIGNEQLRERLDPDFLDRISMLTLRLPPLREITEEIAWLWEAVFAQASARAGAGPVRLSEAAHATIARELTRHPLPGNLRDLFRVAYRAIAARGDSHEPLSMSASIDYALEGLRSDETSSIAEDLPRAVARAFAASSGLDDLMADDQPIPTRAIERGLKKFIADEIRRVAKARGVAPETLCDVTDRALRDWSAHADRKI
- a CDS encoding antitoxin, producing MIKPSTSEGYSDRYTLDCERVLVTLLRGLGPWKESVYLVGGLTPRYLVPARPPAVPAHAGTMDVDIVIDLQLLADTEAYHTLEDNLRRMGFERAENEQGVKLSWRWQTRTEHGALMVLELLADAPQIAGGRVQPLPTAGTISALNIPHSSIGFDLHQVTEIQAELLGENGLAVERIKHADIVSFTCLKAFAFDQRFERKDAHDLVYCLEHAPGGLASVATSFREALSGRHQDVLREALDILRRRFADDATSDGFRKDGPVAVAKFEIGDRPGPDEREARVLRQRQASDAIDRLLSELG